The Homalodisca vitripennis isolate AUS2020 unplaced genomic scaffold, UT_GWSS_2.1 ScUCBcl_9543;HRSCAF=18068, whole genome shotgun sequence genome includes the window gctaaaattgtatttaacagaGAAACCATTGTATGGGTTAGCTGAACTATAATTAACTTAGttcttttatcatatattttatcaatactgtatatataataagttattttagcttttaaagttttttctaatGACGCCATTCAATGTATACCActgtatactttataaataaagttattttcaattcaattcaattgctGTCACCAGTTCGACTGACCTGCGAGTCTCTGGACAGCGGACTGTGGGTGCTGTGCGACTCTATTAGCTGGAGGAGGGTGTTGCGGAACACGGCGTGTGCTTGCGTGAGCCACTGGGTGTGCGGTGAGCTGCCCTCTTTGTACTTGGCCCAGTGGTGTCTGTCACCGGAGGCCAGGTGGTACGGGTAGTAGTCCACCTGGAAACAGTGCAGGTTGATCTGGAACGCTCCTCCGACCTTCAGATCCGGGTGGCACGACCTTCCAGCTGGAAAACACCGTATAAATGTCAACCAGTACGGGAACCCATGATAACGTCCTTGTAAGTGTAACTTTAGAGTACCTTGCacaatagaaaatttaatatttaattttgtcaaaGTATCATTAttcgttaatttataaatatatgctgTACAAGCATAAAAATGACTTATACGCTGAAGTAAgaacataatattatttgtttcaagttatctttgtttttatatacaaaacaaagtgaTGTAGCCTACATAATTTTAGACAATTATATTCATAACAAAAAAGTATAGCATAATTATTACGAGTTTTGACACCTAAATGCAAAAGAAACATTAACCaccaaatttaattgaaattattaagatacaaaattataggaaaaaattatttcttcaaaatctgaacaatatataacaaaaaattagatTCCAATGCAAAGTTCCATGATCATTTTCATAACTGATTACCATTGTCTCCATTCATTTAATTCTGTAGGAATAAATAATAGGGACCCAACTGAGATTTAATAGCTGCTAAAACATAACTGATTATAACATAATGAAACATTAACATGAGCCAACGACTTTTTGGGCTGAGAGTTCATGAACCATCTGACAAAAGTCATGTCAGTTTTAAGATTATCTTAACAATGAAACTGTGTTCAACATGGTTCTGGAACCAGTTTATTTTCAACATCCCATTAAAATTATCTAAAGACCAATGGAGTGATTctgattgattattattaaattccaaattttcAACATCCCAGTAAAATGATCTTAAAACCAATGGAGTGGTTCCAATTGATTATTAACTTCTAAATTATTAACAACCCTGTAAAATCCTCTTAAGACCAATGGAATGATTCTGattgattattattaacttaaaaatattcaacatcgcagtaaaattattttaagactaaTGGATTAATTCTTATTGATTATTACtaatttccaaattttcaacATCCCTTAAGACCAATGGATGCATGATCAGATAGTTTACTCacacttaattaatttatgattccAGTTTCTCCAGAATCTAAGTAATTTTCTCCAGGTTTCACCAGTAATATTAGGGTGTGAGATTTATTTCACACTGAATCCTATCCATAACCGATTTCAGAAATTGGAAATAcagtatatgtaaaaaaaactccCTATTGTACGCTAACCGTGAAgtagaaaatatctttaatttgaacTGGAATTGAAAAGTGACTTGAGGCACTGATCAAGCTAAGACGTACATGAACAATTCAACCAAAACCATTGTACAATACATCAAATGAATCTATAGCAAAAACCATTGCTGAAACAATCCGGTTACAAACAAAAAGACGAATACTCACGCCCAGGGTCATCGCTCAGATGGAGATCTATTTTCTGGCAGAAGAAGTGGTATGAGGTCTCTATGAAGTCGTAGCGGGCGAAGATGTCCGACATGGTGTCTCGGGCCTCTGCCACCCTGGCTTGTTGTGCCAGCTGCGCCTGATATTCAGGAAGCACCTGTAAGGAACACCACAAGATTTTAATAGATTCTGTTCACTTAGGTTCAACTTTGTTGAGAAAGTCTTTGAAACTGATTTTAACCTTTCCCACGCCATAGACGGATATATCAGAAATGGCAGACTGTACAAAACGCCAAT containing:
- the LOC124374671 gene encoding UHRF1-binding protein 1-like; protein product: MGCRLALLLDDLLWVLTDSQLKAALCFIDSLSGLIKKDTEVTRTKKAARKLEVLPEYQAQLAQQARVAEARDTMSDIFARYDFIETSYHFFCQKIDLHLSDDPGPGRSCHPDLKVGGAFQINLHCFQVDYYPYHLASGDRHHWAKYKEGSSPHTQWLTQAHAVFRNTLLQLIESHSTHSPLSRDSQEPKATSSPSNNPVKNYVLSQLAKLMTACVILRIEDFTLFRVTTSAKKQQQPKEFVKGDRERHAHDPCT